Proteins encoded within one genomic window of Zestosphaera sp.:
- the dph2 gene encoding diphthamide biosynthesis enzyme Dph2, giving the protein MNLNSGSGLLENYQIDLSKIIRIINERRPSKVLLQIPEGFKNRSYCLVDYLASAAGGGVEIHVDAGPCFGACLIDQDVTKDYDLVIHLGHERYPYWTPPDNVVFADLQSKTRVSEEVINNLLSSLREAGLRRLAIYATAQHKDLSEDLVTVAREGGFDVVNRGSRLVLGCWFSDLDSVKEFADAVLVVAGGRFHALGVGLRLGGGKEVVAVDPYMNTYAFLKEYVIKTLKVRLGKVARSIDARSWLLVTGAAGQKRTWLVEELSRLIRESGGRYYIAASAHLTRDLLTDLDSESVDVIIITSCPRLALEDFHDYVKPVLTPGEGFMALKKNLDPYLFPW; this is encoded by the coding sequence ATGAATCTGAACTCAGGTAGTGGCCTCCTGGAGAACTACCAGATAGACTTAAGCAAAATAATTAGGATCATCAACGAAAGGAGACCATCTAAGGTTCTGTTGCAGATCCCTGAAGGATTTAAAAACCGTTCCTACTGTCTCGTTGACTACCTGGCCTCGGCGGCAGGGGGAGGGGTTGAGATACATGTTGATGCAGGCCCCTGCTTCGGGGCGTGCCTCATAGACCAGGATGTCACTAAGGACTACGACCTCGTGATCCATTTAGGGCATGAGAGGTACCCCTACTGGACACCACCCGACAACGTGGTCTTCGCAGACCTCCAGTCCAAAACCAGAGTCTCTGAGGAGGTCATCAACAACCTCCTCAGTTCGTTAAGGGAGGCGGGGCTCAGGAGGCTGGCCATCTACGCTACAGCACAGCATAAGGACTTAAGCGAGGATCTGGTAACGGTCGCTAGGGAGGGGGGATTCGACGTGGTGAATAGGGGGTCAAGGCTCGTGCTGGGGTGCTGGTTCTCCGACCTAGACTCAGTTAAGGAATTCGCTGATGCAGTGCTTGTAGTGGCGGGCGGGAGGTTTCACGCCTTGGGTGTGGGCCTGAGGCTGGGCGGTGGTAAGGAAGTGGTTGCTGTGGATCCATACATGAACACCTACGCCTTCCTCAAGGAGTACGTCATCAAAACCCTTAAAGTCAGGCTCGGCAAGGTCGCCAGATCCATTGACGCAAGATCCTGGCTCCTCGTGACTGGGGCGGCCGGTCAGAAGAGGACCTGGCTGGTGGAGGAGCTCTCGAGGCTGATCAGGGAATCTGGAGGCAGATACTACATCGCCGCCTCAGCACACCTCACTAGGGACCTCCTGACCGACCTGGACTCCGAGTCCGTTGATGTGATAATCATAACGTCCTGCCCTAGACTAGCGCTCGAGGACTTCCACGACTACGTGAAGCCTGTTCTGACGCCTGGCGAGGGATTCATGGCTCTGAAAAAGAATCTAGACCCCTATCTCTTCCCCTGGTGA
- a CDS encoding DUF2258 domain-containing protein, with product MPTMRSGLVMAGGFASKVRKVVFAQLAEDLKEKRLDNKAVAFSVAQLNRFLFTLLVDRLKVDKRDVVRISIDYEVSDGRVVWKFDTLRVEVFRRVLEEEVSKVLTELVPEAEKIMAAPLEYIPEYVGETSDGDRIYALKIGEQEVGLVEVLPIDEEFLYIKVGALTVPEPTRIEKVKIPLEGRTPEDALRATAGELVGRGRPVSAEEVDSIVSYIRGRLGEARPEAKVEYE from the coding sequence ATGCCCACCATGAGATCAGGCTTAGTCATGGCTGGGGGGTTTGCCTCCAAGGTTAGGAAGGTAGTCTTCGCCCAGCTTGCTGAGGACCTTAAGGAGAAGAGGCTGGATAATAAGGCTGTAGCGTTCAGCGTGGCCCAGCTGAACAGGTTCCTCTTCACGTTGCTGGTCGACAGGTTGAAGGTGGATAAGAGGGATGTTGTTAGGATAAGTATAGACTACGAGGTTTCTGATGGGAGGGTTGTGTGGAAGTTCGACACGCTGAGGGTCGAGGTCTTCAGGAGGGTTCTTGAGGAGGAGGTCAGTAAGGTTCTGACGGAGCTCGTGCCGGAGGCCGAGAAAATCATGGCGGCCCCCCTCGAGTACATTCCTGAATATGTGGGAGAGACCAGCGACGGTGACAGAATATACGCACTCAAGATAGGGGAGCAGGAGGTCGGTCTAGTTGAGGTGCTACCGATCGACGAGGAATTCCTATACATTAAGGTCGGCGCGCTTACAGTGCCGGAGCCCACCAGGATTGAGAAGGTCAAGATACCCCTGGAGGGGAGGACCCCTGAGGATGCTTTAAGGGCTACGGCGGGTGAGCTGGTCGGCAGAGGCAGGCCGGTGTCGGCTGAGGAGGTTGACTCGATAGTGAGCTACATCAGAGGCAGGCTGGGTGAGGCAAGGCCTGAGGCTAAGGTAGAGTATGAGTAA
- a CDS encoding TrmH family RNA methyltransferase: MNRFSWVVVLSQRSVRLVVVGPEGRINMGFILRLARNFGVSDLCVADPQFSVDDPEVREFAARGAELLGSIMVKSSVEECLSGVRLSICTTSIGGLESDVLRQSLPPHLLKYVLPKSGTVALVFGRESVGLRREELEKCDLVSSLDTGTDYNILNLSHAVAIYLYEVFREPLAELHGGGECGDDVLKALRREMEELAVMVGEERGVRALKNLVFRANPRNPECGALYKLLKKVLFQLRRTSSQTL; encoded by the coding sequence GTGAACCGGTTCTCTTGGGTTGTTGTGTTGAGCCAGCGTAGCGTTAGGTTGGTGGTGGTGGGGCCTGAAGGCAGGATAAACATGGGCTTCATACTGAGGCTGGCGAGAAACTTCGGCGTCAGTGACTTGTGCGTCGCTGACCCTCAGTTCAGCGTTGACGACCCTGAGGTGAGGGAGTTCGCCGCGAGGGGGGCTGAACTGCTGGGCTCGATCATGGTGAAGTCCAGTGTTGAGGAGTGCCTCTCCGGCGTCAGGCTGTCCATATGCACCACCTCAATAGGGGGTCTCGAGTCAGACGTCCTGAGGCAGTCACTCCCCCCGCATCTCCTCAAGTACGTCCTCCCTAAGTCAGGTACTGTGGCCCTCGTCTTTGGGAGGGAGAGCGTTGGGCTCAGGAGGGAGGAGCTTGAGAAGTGCGACCTCGTGTCATCCCTTGACACGGGCACGGACTACAACATACTTAACCTATCGCATGCCGTCGCGATATACCTCTACGAAGTCTTCAGAGAGCCTCTCGCGGAGCTGCACGGAGGGGGTGAGTGTGGTGATGACGTCTTAAAGGCTTTGAGGAGGGAGATGGAGGAGTTGGCGGTCATGGTTGGGGAGGAGAGGGGGGTTAGGGCGCTTAAGAACTTGGTGTTCAGAGCCAATCCGAGAAACCCTGAGTGCGGTGCTCTGTACAAGCTGCTTAAGAAGGTATTGTTTCAGCTTAGGAGGACCAGCTCTCAAACACTTTAG
- a CDS encoding 50S ribosomal protein L16, protein MPLRPARCYKDMHKPPYTRRDYIDGIPQPKISKFVMGNQRGDYDLAVELVSLENAIVRHNGLEAARVMSHKYLSKYVGDDKYLLIVRQYPHHVLRENKMMAFAGADRLQDGMRKAFGKPVGVGARVFYGSVVAEVRIPAKFLPQAKEALRRFRDKIGIRTTLQIRGLKPVQTQPPEEATETRQ, encoded by the coding sequence GTGCCTCTGAGGCCGGCAAGGTGCTACAAGGACATGCACAAGCCCCCCTACACTAGGAGGGACTACATAGACGGCATACCGCAACCTAAGATAAGCAAGTTCGTGATGGGCAATCAGCGCGGGGACTACGACCTGGCTGTGGAGCTCGTGTCCCTGGAGAATGCCATCGTTAGGCATAACGGCCTTGAGGCCGCTAGGGTGATGTCTCACAAGTATCTGAGCAAGTACGTCGGTGACGACAAGTACCTCCTCATAGTCAGGCAGTACCCTCATCACGTTCTGAGGGAGAATAAGATGATGGCTTTCGCAGGGGCGGACAGACTCCAGGACGGTATGCGGAAGGCCTTCGGCAAGCCCGTCGGCGTGGGGGCGAGGGTGTTCTACGGTAGCGTGGTGGCTGAGGTAAGGATCCCTGCAAAGTTCCTTCCACAGGCTAAGGAGGCTCTTAGGCGTTTCAGAGACAAGATAGGCATCAGAACCACTCTTCAGATAAGGGGGCTGAAGCCCGTTCAAACCCAACCCCCTGAAGAAGCTACTGAGACACGGCAATGA
- a CDS encoding metal-dependent hydrolase: MVDISIKWFGHAAFRIEMFGRTFLIDPWINNPVSPQKDVKGVCSDYVIVTHDHWDHIGDALEIMRNCPDAKAVAINELAIHITEELGSAERVIRGNVGGPMDLGAGFEAVLTPAYHSSSKGSPVGVVVGKMGYTIYHAGDTGLTYDMKLVGELYKPLIALLPIGGHFTMGPREAAYATTLIRPKYVIPMHYGTFPMLRGTPTEFRRYLHEFGSTSEPIILNPGEETKISV, translated from the coding sequence GTTCGGCAGGACGTTCCTGATAGATCCATGGATAAATAATCCGGTGTCCCCCCAGAAGGATGTAAAGGGGGTGTGCAGTGACTACGTTATAGTGACTCACGACCACTGGGACCATATAGGGGACGCGCTGGAGATAATGAGGAACTGCCCCGACGCCAAGGCGGTGGCGATAAACGAGCTCGCCATCCACATAACTGAGGAGTTAGGGAGTGCTGAGAGGGTGATAAGGGGTAATGTGGGTGGCCCCATGGATCTCGGAGCAGGGTTCGAGGCAGTGCTGACCCCCGCCTACCACTCCAGCAGTAAGGGCTCCCCTGTAGGGGTTGTCGTAGGCAAGATGGGCTACACGATATACCACGCTGGCGACACAGGCTTGACGTACGACATGAAGTTGGTTGGAGAGCTATACAAACCCCTCATAGCCCTCCTACCGATAGGAGGCCACTTCACGATGGGGCCTAGGGAGGCCGCCTACGCAACGACCCTGATAAGACCTAAGTACGTTATACCGATGCACTACGGAACCTTTCCCATGTTAAGAGGGACACCCACGGAATTCAGGAGATACCTCCACGAATTCGGCTCCACGTCCGAACCCATAATACTCAATCCGGGCGAGGAGACGAAGATCAGTGTGTAG